A window from Primulina eburnea isolate SZY01 chromosome 2, ASM2296580v1, whole genome shotgun sequence encodes these proteins:
- the LOC140823215 gene encoding vesicle-fusing ATPase, protein MSGKMIVTNTPGKDLAYSNLAYCSPSDLRNFIVPGSRLAFALIGDVVVLTVAGHDSIPSGHIALNAIQRRHAKVSTGDSISICRYIPPENFNLALLTLELEFVKKGAKDEQVDAVLMSQQIRKRFINQIMTTGQRVTFEYHGIGYIFTVNQAAVEGLEKSNSIERGIISADTYIIFEAPNSSGIKIVNQREAASSNIFKHKEFNLQSLGIGGLSAEFADIFRRAFASRVFPSHVTSKLGIKHVKGMLLYGPPGTGKTLMARQIGKVLNGKEPKIVNGPEVLSKFVGETEKNVRDLFADAEQDQRTKGDQSDLHVIIFDEIDAICKSRGSTRDGTGVHDSIVNQLLTKIDGVESLNNVLLIGMTNRKDLLDEALLRPGRLEVQVEISLPDENGRLQILQIHTNKMKESSFLSSDVNLQELAARTKNYSGAELEGVVKSAVSYALNRQLSMDDLTKPVDEESIRVTMDDFLNALREVIPAFGASTDDLERCRLNGIIECGDRHDHIYRRTMLLAEQVKVSQGSPLVTCLLEGPSGSGKTAMASTIGIESDFPYVKIISAETMIGLSEPTKCAQIVKVFEDAYKSPLSIIILDDIERLLEYVPIGPRFSNLISQTLLVLLKRLPPKGKKILVIGTTSEVNFLELVGIRDAFSVTFNVPTLKSEDAKKVLQQLNVFSSDDIDSAAEALNDMPLKKLFMLVEMAAQGEHGGGAESIYSGKEKINISHFYDCLQDIVRY, encoded by the exons ATGTCAGGAAAGATGATCGTGACCAACACGCCGGGGAAAGATCTCGCCTATAGCAATCTCGCCTATTGTTCTCCCTCCGATCTACGCAATTTCATCGTGCCTGGATCCAGGCTCGCCTTTGCTTTGATCGGCGATGTTGTCGTCCTCACTGTAG CTGGCCATGATTCCATACCTAGCGGCCATATTGCTCTCAATGCCATTCAGCGGAGACATGCAAAAGTTTCCACTGGGGATTCAATATCTATATGCAG ATATATACCTCCTGAAAATTTCAATCTTGCATTGCTTACACTGGAACTGGAGTTTGTGAAGAAAGGGGCTAAAGATGAACAG GTGGATGCTGTTCTTATGTCACAGCAGATTCGGAAGAGATTTATCAACCAA ATTATGACAACTGGGCAACGAGTAACATTTGAATACCATGGCATTGGATATATTTTCACTGTCAATCAAGCTGCTGTGGAGGGGCTAGAGAAGTCTAATAGTATTGAAAGAGGAATTATATCAGCTGATACATACATTATCTTTGAAGCACCAAATTCCAGTGGGATAAAG ATTGTCAATCAGCGTGAAGCTGCAAGCAGCAACATCTTTAAGCATAAGGAGTTCAATCTTCAATCATTAGGTATCGGTGGCTTGAGTGCAGAGTTTGCTGATATATTCAGAAGAGCTTTTGCCTCAAGGGTTTTCCCTTCGCACGTGACTTCTAA ACTGGGTATCAAGCACGTCAAGGGAATGCTGCTCTATGGGCCTCCTGGTACTGGGAAGACTTTAATGGCTCGACAGATTGGAAAGGTTTTGAATGGGAAAGAACCAAAG ATTGTGAATGGACCTGAAGTGTTGAGCAAATTTGTCGGTGAAACTGAGAAGAATGTGAGAGATCTATTTGCTGATGCCGAACAAGATCAAAGAACCAAAG GTGATCAGAGCGATTTACATGTCATAATTTTTGATGAAATTGATGCTATTTGTAAG TCTAGAGGTTCAACAAGAGATGGTACTGGAGTTCATGATAGTATTGTTAACCAACTCTTGACCAAG ATAGATGGTGTCGAATCCCTGAATAATGTGTTACTCATTGGAATGACAAACAGGAAAGATTTACTCGATGAAGCTCTTTTGAG GCCAGGGCGTTTGGAAGTCCAAGTGGAGATTAGCCTTCCTGATGAAAATGGTCGTCTACAAATCCTTCAGATTCACACAAACAAGATGAAAGAAAGTTCATTTCTTAGTTCAGATGTGAACTTGCAAGAACTTG CCGCTAGGACAAAAAATTATAGTGGAGCAGAGCTTGAGGGTGTTGTAAAAAGTGCTGTATCATATGCTCTGAATAGGCAACTAAGTATGGACGATCTTACCAAACCAGTGGACGAAGAAAGTATAAGAGTCACCATGGATGATTTTTTGAATGCCCTTCGAGAAGTCATTCCAGCATTTGGAGCTTCCACTGATGATCTTGAACGCTGCAG ACTCAATGGCATAATTGAATGTGGCGACCGTCACGATCACATTTATCGAAGAACTATGCTATTAGCAGAACAAGTTAAAGTTAGTCAAGGAAGCCCGCTTGTTACTTGCCTTCTTGAAGGTCCCAGTGGCAG TGGTAAGACTGCAATGGCATCAACAATTGGCATTGAAAGTGATTTCCCCTATGTCAAAATT ATATCTGCTGAAACGATGATTGGACTCAGTGAACCCACAAAATGTGCTCAGATTGTTAAG GTTTTTGAAGATGCTTATAAGTCACCATTAAGCATTATAATCCTTGATGATATTGAAAG GCTTTTGGAGTATGTTCCAATTGGGCCCCGATTTTCAAATCTAATATCTCAGACATTGTTGGTACTCCTGAAGCGGCTTCCACCAAAG GGGAAAAAAATCCTGGTCATTGGGACCACAAGTGAAGTCAATTTCTTGGAATTGGTTGGTATTCGAGATGCATTCTCTGTCACCTTCAATGTTCCAACTCTCAAGTCAGAAGATGCCAAAAAG GTGTTACAGCAACTTAACGTTTTTTCAAGCGATGATATTGATTCTGCTGCAGAAGCATtgaatgat ATGCCTCTCAAGAAGCTCTTTATGCTCGTCGAAATGGCTGCTCAGGGTGAACATGGTGGAGGTGCTGAAAGCATTTATTCTGGGAAAGAAAAAATCAACATTTCACATTTCTATGATTGCCTCCAGGACATCGTGCGGTATTAG
- the LOC140824323 gene encoding uncharacterized protein codes for MSQQDNAKALIFLRHHLNDGLKVEYLTVKEPRELWKNLKERFDHQRTVILPRARYEWMNLRLQDFKSVSDYNSALFKTSSTLILCGEKVTDQDMLEKTFSTFHASNVLLQQQYRERGFQRYSELISCLLVAEQNNELLVKNHQMRPTGSTPFPEANGTTFPEEYEIAFPEVNANSTKNHNNESERGRGRGRGRGQRRYYQQQNGKKHKTSHQQWNSNNEEAKEKSSKVNEEKCYRCGMEGHWSRTCRTAKHLVDLYQKSIKENGKMEINFVDNDDPIDITHLDVSDFFADPDGNIDNLIGGGVLENNK; via the coding sequence ATGTCCCAGCAGGACAATGCAAAGGCACTTATTTTTCTCCGTCATCACCTCAATGATGGGTTGAAAGTCGAATATCTCACTGTGAAAGAGCCACGAGAGCTTTGGAAAAAtctaaaagaaagatttgaccATCAACGAACTGTAATTCTCCCAAGAGCCCGATATGAATGGATGAACCTACGGTTACAAGATTTTAAGTCCGTAAGTGACTATAACTCTGCATTATTCAAGACTAGTTCCACACTGATACTTTGTGGAGAGAAAGTCACTGATCAAGACATGTTAGAAAAAACATTCTCCACTTTTCATGCATCAAACGTGCTCCTGCAGCAGCAATATCGTGAACGTGGATTTCAAAGGTACTCTGAACTCATCTCATGCTTACTAGTTGCTGAACAAAACAATGAGCTGCTCGTGAAAAACCACCAAATGCGCCCAACTGGATCCACACCATTTCCTGAAGCAAATGGAACAACATTTCCTGAAGAATATGAAATTGCATTTCCTGAAGTGAATGCTAATTccactaaaaatcataacaatgaaAGTgaacgtggacgtggacgtgggcGTGGGCGTGGCCAAAGAAGATACTATCAGCAACAAAATGGAAAGAAACATAAAACAAGCCACCAGCAGTGGAATTCCAATAATGAAGAAGCAAAGGAGAAGAGTTCCAAAGTAAATGAAGAAAAATGTTATAGATGTGGAATGGAAGGGCATTGGTCTCGTACCTGTCGTACGGCAAAACATCTTGTGGATCTATACCAAAAATCAATCAAGGAAAATGGAAAAATGGAGATAAATTTTGTGGACAATGATGATCCAATTGATATAACTCACTTGGACGTCTCTGATTTCTTTGCTGATCCAGATGGAAATATAGATAATTTGATTGGTGGTGGTGTGTTAGAAAATAATAAGTAA
- the LOC140824324 gene encoding zinc finger BED domain-containing protein RICESLEEPER 1-like, giving the protein MLDSAIKYKKAFVFLQFNDKNYKFCPSSEEWKRGEKICEFLEPFYDTTNLISGSSYPTSNLYFMQVWKIEVLLKENLMHEDEVISDMCKRMLGKFEKYWTQYSMVLAFGAILDPRIKLSMLEFFYSKVESDFVKCLEKIELVKANFYKLFDEYSKTDNASSSRPQSSSSTQIAPQSAGEGKGKSKSIFYEMMAYESQTITNVGKSQIDLYLEEPKLEFAYHQDLNVLEYWKDKKHRYPTIAMMACDVLAIPITTVASESAFSIGARVLTKYRSCTLPEKIQALICTRNWLHGYVGNEDDTSVKTALSNQGSNADIDKGGEDEDGGEEFDMNDFMINEI; this is encoded by the exons ATGCTTGATAGTGCCATCAAGTATAAGAAAGCTTTTGTTTTCCTTCAATTCAATGAcaagaattataaattttgtccTTCAAGTGAAGAGTGGAAAAGAGGAGAAAAAATATGTGAGTTCCTTGAGCCATTTTATGACACTACCAATTTGATCTCCGGTTCTTCTTATCCTAcatcaaatttatattttatgcaagtCTGGAAGATTGAAGTTTTGTTAAAGGAAAACTTAATGCATGAAGATGAGGTGATAAGTGATATGTGTAAAAGAATGTTGGGAAAGTTTGAAAAGTATTGGACACAATATAGCATGGTGCTTGCATTTGGAGCCATTCTTGACCCACGGATAAAGCTTTCGATGTTGGAGTTTTTTTATTCTAAGGTTGAGAGTGATTTTGTTAAATGTCTAGAGAAGATAGAACTTGTGAAAGCAAATTTCTATAAGCTTTTTGATGAATATTCTAAGACTGACAATGCAAGTTCTTCACGACCACAATCTTCTTCTAGCACACAAATTGCTCCCCAAAGTGCAGGAGAAGGTAAAGGAAAGAGCAAAAGCATTTTTTAT GAAATGATGGCATATGAGAGCCAGACAATTACAAATGTTGGAAAATCTCAAATTGATCTTTATTTGGAGGAGCCAAAACTTGAATTTGCATATcatcaagatttgaatgttttGGAGTACTGGAAGGATAAAAAACATCGGTACCCCACCATAGCAATGATGGCATGTGATGTTTTGGCTATTCCAATTACTACTGTTGCATCAGAATCAGCTTTTTCCATCGGTGCTCGTGTGCTTACCAAGTATAGAAGTTGTACACTTCCTGAAAAAATTCAAGCTCTTATTTGCACTCGCAATTGGTTGCATGGTTACGTTG GTAATGAAGACGACACAAGTGTTAAAACAGCATTGTCTAATCAGGGATCAAATGCTGATATTGATAAAGGGGGAGAGGATGAAGATGGAGGagaagaatttgatatgaatgatTTCatgattaatgaaatttaa